A genome region from Danio aesculapii chromosome 2, fDanAes4.1, whole genome shotgun sequence includes the following:
- the pigr gene encoding polymeric immunoglobulin receptor produces the protein MSLRLLLTALVLGGLPGSHSTVTTIGDVAVLEGGSVTVPCHYNPQYISNVKYWCSGRMREFCSSLARTDNPESAPNGNGKVTIADDPTQHVFTVNMRNLTEDDSGWYWCGVELGGMWVSDSTASLYISVVKGMSVVNGMVSAEEGKSVSVQCLYSKNLRSSEKRWCRSGNWNSCLLTDSEGTFSSKNVHIHDDKNSMFTVTLQRLEMRDSGWYWCGAGQQNVAVHVSVTRGSPTRMSHS, from the exons ATGAGTCTTCGGCTGCTTCTGACCGCTCTTGTTCTTGGTGGGCTGCCAG GGTCCCACAGCACAGTGACTACAATCGGAGATGTGGCTGTCCTGGAGGGTGGATCCGTCACTGTCCCGTGCCACTATAACCCGCAGTACATCAGTAATGTGAAGTACTGGTGCAGCGGCCGCATGAGGGAGTTCTGCTCCAGTTTGGCCCGCACAGATAATCCCGAATCTGCTCCGAACGGGAATGGGAAGGTGACGATCGCTGATGACCCGACTCAGCACGTGTTTACTGTGAACATGCGCAACCTGACGGAGGACGACTCTGGCTGGTACTGGTGCGGGGTGGAGCTCGGAGGGATGTGGGTGTCGGACAGCACCGCCTCGCTTTATATCAGCGTCGTTAA AGGAATGTCAGTGGTGAACGGTATGGTAAGCGCTGAGGAAGGCAAAAGCGTCAGTGTTCAGTGTCTCTACAGTAAAAACCTCAG GTCGAGTGAAAAGCGGTGGTGTCGCAGTGGAAACTGGAACTCCTGCCTGCTTACGGACTCTGAAGGCACATTCAGCAGTAAAAATGTCCACATCCATGATGATAAGAACAGCATGTTCACGGTGACCTTACAGCGGCTGGAGATGAGAGACTCAGGCTGGTACTGGTGCGGAGCCGGTCAACAAAACGTGGCTGTTCATGTGTCCGTCACTAGAGGGTCCCCAACACGTATGTCACATTCATAA
- the dad1 gene encoding dolichyl-diphosphooligosaccharide--protein glycosyltransferase subunit DAD1: MSNSVFSVISRFVEEYRGSTPTKLKVIDAYLLYILLTGVFQFLYCLLVGTFPFNSFLSGFIACVGSFILAVCLRIQINPQNKGDFLTVSPERAFADFLFAHTVLHLVVVNFVG; this comes from the exons ATGTCTAATTCGGTGTTTTCTGTCATATCGCGTTTTGTGGAGGAATACAGAGGCAGCACACCGACAAAGCTGAAGGTCATCGACGCGTATCTGCTGTATATTTTGCTGACCGGAGTCTTTCAGTTCTTGTACTGTCTGTTGGTGGGAACCTTCCCCTTCAACAGCTTCTTATCCGGCTTCATTGCATGTGTGGGATCCTTTATACTGGCTG TGTGTCTTCGCATCCAGATCAACCCTCAGAATAAAGGAGATTTCCTGACCGTCTCTCCTGAAAGAGCGTTTGCTGATTTCCTGTTTGCTCACACTGTTCTCCATCTAGTGGTGGTCAATTTTGTGGGCTGA